The following are encoded in a window of Physeter macrocephalus isolate SW-GA chromosome 9, ASM283717v5, whole genome shotgun sequence genomic DNA:
- the LOC102984985 gene encoding LOW QUALITY PROTEIN: tetraspanin-3-like (The sequence of the model RefSeq protein was modified relative to this genomic sequence to represent the inferred CDS: inserted 1 base in 1 codon; substituted 1 base at 1 genomic stop codon) translates to MGQCGITSSKTVLVFLNLIFWGAAGVLCYVGAYVFITYDDYAHFFEDVYTLXPAVVIIAVGALLFIIGLNGCXATIQESRCGLATFVIMLLLVFVTEVVVVVWGYVYRAKVENEVDRSVQKVYKTYNGTNPEAASRAIDYVQRQLHCCGIHNYSDWENTDWFKETKNQSVPLSCCIETASSCNGSLAHPSDLYAEGCEVLVVKKLQEIMMRVIWAALAFAAIQLPGMLCACIVLCRRSRDPAYELLITGGTYA, encoded by the exons ATGGGCCAGTGCggcatcacctcctccaagacTGTGCTGGTGTTTCTCAACCTCATCTTCTGGGGAGCAGCTGGCGTTTTATGCTATGTGGGAGCCTATGTCTTCATCACTTACGACGACTATGCCCACTTCTTTGAAGATGTGTACACTC ATCCTGCTGTGGTGATCATAGCTGTTGGAGCCCTGCTCTTCATTATTGGGCTAAATGGCTGCTGAGCCACAATCCAGGAAAGCCGCTGTGGACTTGCCACGTTTGTCATCATGCTACTCTTGGTTTTTGTCACAGAAGTTGTTGTAGTGGTTTGGGGATATGTTTACAGAGCAAAGGTAGAAAATGAGGTTGATCGCAGCGTTCAGAAAGTATATAAAACCTACAATGGAACCAACCCTGAAGCTGCTAGCCGGGCGATTGATTATGTACAGAGACAGCTGCATTGTTGTGGAATTCACAACTATTCAGACTGGGAAAATACAGACTGgttcaaagaaaccaaaaaccagAGTGTCCCTCTTAGCTGTTGCATAGAGACTGCCAGCAGCTGTAATGGCAGTCTGGCCCACCCCTCTGACCTCTATGCCGAGGGGTGTGAGGTTCTAGTTGTGAAGAAGCTACAAGAAATCATGATGCGTGTTATCTGGGCAGCACTGGCATTTGCAGCTATTCAGCTGCCGGGCATGCTGTGTGCCTGCATTGTATTGTGCAGAAGGAGTAGAGATCCTGCTTATGAGCTGCTCATCACCGGTGGAACCTATGCATAG